In a single window of the Polynucleobacter sp. MWH-UH24A genome:
- the apbC gene encoding iron-sulfur cluster carrier protein ApbC yields the protein MSVSTEQVQQALKGVKDPNTQIDFVSSKSVRNLKVNEGDVSLDIVLGYPAKSQIDLIRQLVVSTIRELPGVKNVSVAITTDIVAHAVQRGVKLLPGVKNIIAVASGKGGVGKSTTAVNLALAFAAEGAQVGILDADIYGPSQPMMLGITGRPESLAENTIEPMEGHGLQASSIGFLIEQDNPMVWRGPMVTSALEQLLRQTRWRDLDYLIVDMPPGTGDIQLTLSQKVPVTGSVIVTTPQDIALLDARKGLKMFEKVGIPIIGIIENMSTYVCPKCNHEEHIFGEGGGKKMCQDYGVDFLGALPLNLSIREQADSGRPTVVADPDGAISAIYKGIARQVAIRIANLSKDMTSKFPSIVVQKT from the coding sequence TTGTCGGTTAGTACGGAACAGGTTCAACAGGCCCTAAAAGGGGTAAAAGATCCGAATACTCAAATTGATTTTGTGAGTTCAAAATCAGTACGTAATCTCAAAGTCAATGAGGGAGATGTTTCCCTAGATATCGTTTTGGGGTACCCAGCCAAAAGTCAAATTGACCTGATTCGTCAATTGGTGGTCAGTACCATTCGAGAGCTTCCCGGTGTAAAGAATGTCAGCGTGGCCATCACCACCGATATCGTTGCACACGCAGTACAACGCGGTGTGAAGTTACTTCCTGGAGTGAAGAACATTATTGCGGTCGCTAGCGGTAAGGGTGGCGTCGGAAAATCAACGACCGCAGTTAATCTAGCTCTGGCATTCGCTGCTGAGGGCGCTCAGGTCGGAATCTTGGATGCTGATATTTATGGCCCCAGTCAACCGATGATGTTGGGCATTACTGGACGTCCAGAGTCATTGGCTGAGAATACGATTGAGCCGATGGAGGGGCATGGTTTGCAGGCCAGTTCGATTGGTTTTCTGATTGAACAGGACAACCCGATGGTTTGGAGGGGGCCCATGGTCACCTCGGCCTTAGAGCAACTTCTACGTCAAACACGTTGGCGTGACCTGGACTATCTCATTGTGGATATGCCACCAGGTACTGGCGATATTCAGTTAACGCTTTCACAAAAGGTTCCGGTCACAGGATCAGTAATCGTTACTACGCCTCAAGATATCGCACTACTTGACGCACGTAAGGGCCTCAAGATGTTTGAAAAAGTGGGGATCCCCATCATCGGCATTATTGAGAATATGAGTACATACGTATGCCCCAAATGCAATCATGAGGAGCATATCTTTGGTGAGGGCGGCGGCAAAAAAATGTGCCAAGATTACGGAGTGGATTTCTTGGGGGCTTTACCGCTCAATCTTTCAATTCGCGAACAGGCGGACTCGGGAAGACCAACCGTTGTGGCTGATCCTGATGGTGCAATTAGTGCTATTTATAAAGGCATTGCGCGTCAAGTTGCCATTCGAATTGCGAACCTGAGCAAAGACATGACTAGCAAGTTCCCCAGTATTGTGGTGCAAAAGACCTAA
- a CDS encoding 4Fe-4S binding protein — MSKKLVCDCNRSMPLDPKELGLPIHTALCRQEVGQFLNALNESEPIVVACTQERALFSELATQAEKPLVAPLKFVNIREMAGWSKNATEAHPKIKALLSVTDLPEPDPVPIVDYHSDGRILIIGPGEQALYWAEQLGQSLEVNVLSTEPSPLPTGRSYPVFTGKMTSLEGYLGRFIAKWELNNPIDPEMCTRCGACVAVCPENAIDLSFQIDLDKCKSHRACVTACAGIGAINFDRVERSREGEFDLILDLQTNPSIQISQKPQGYFAPGSDRFKQSMAANQLLGMVGEFEKPKYFVYTEKICAHGRNGKVGCSACIDVCSTQAIQSVFKDGQGKVEVNPNLCMGCGACATVCPSGAMRYNFPSVAYQGRQIKALAQTYLSTIGSSKPGQNAPTVLIHSQQAGTTLLENVGRAARTKPKEVVGLPAFVIPFAVEHIASTGIDLWFGAMSYGFGEVVLLLSGDEDPGYRNALTEQADLANSITQALGYGLRVRCMMASSSSDVDTVNRVMMELLTRKAQKLMAPPASFALATQKRETLEMSLEHLLQFAPQALPAEGLPLPAHSPLGAIVVNKDACTLCMSCVGACPEGALLDNPDEPQLSFIEKQCVQCGLCEQTCPEQAIALSPRLSSIEQRKQKVLLNKTEPFHCIGCGKAFGTLKMVELMLGRIGTHHAFSGDALDRLKMCSDCRVVDMMKKEL, encoded by the coding sequence ATGAGTAAAAAATTAGTCTGCGATTGCAATCGCAGTATGCCCCTTGACCCTAAGGAATTGGGTTTGCCCATTCATACGGCTTTGTGTCGTCAGGAAGTTGGACAGTTTTTAAATGCTTTAAATGAGTCTGAGCCGATTGTGGTGGCTTGCACGCAAGAGCGCGCCCTGTTTTCTGAGCTTGCGACTCAGGCAGAAAAACCCCTGGTTGCGCCCCTTAAATTTGTCAACATTCGTGAGATGGCGGGTTGGTCCAAGAATGCTACCGAAGCACATCCAAAAATTAAAGCATTGCTATCGGTTACCGATTTGCCCGAGCCAGACCCGGTTCCAATTGTCGACTATCACAGCGATGGGCGTATCCTAATTATTGGCCCTGGAGAGCAAGCTTTGTATTGGGCTGAGCAACTGGGTCAGTCATTGGAAGTGAATGTTTTATCAACCGAGCCCAGTCCTTTGCCTACTGGTCGCAGCTATCCCGTTTTTACCGGAAAGATGACAAGCCTTGAAGGTTATCTAGGGCGCTTTATCGCCAAATGGGAACTAAACAATCCCATTGATCCAGAGATGTGTACACGCTGCGGAGCATGCGTTGCCGTATGCCCTGAAAATGCGATTGATTTGTCATTTCAGATTGATTTGGATAAATGCAAGTCACATCGTGCATGTGTTACTGCATGCGCCGGTATCGGCGCAATTAATTTTGATCGAGTAGAGCGTTCTCGTGAGGGTGAGTTTGATCTGATTCTTGATCTACAAACCAATCCCAGTATTCAAATTAGTCAAAAACCACAAGGATATTTTGCTCCCGGCTCAGATCGTTTCAAGCAATCAATGGCAGCTAACCAATTACTTGGAATGGTCGGTGAGTTTGAGAAGCCAAAGTATTTTGTGTATACCGAAAAAATTTGTGCCCATGGGCGTAATGGCAAAGTAGGGTGCTCCGCATGCATTGATGTGTGTTCAACGCAAGCAATCCAGTCGGTGTTTAAGGACGGTCAGGGTAAGGTAGAAGTCAATCCCAATCTTTGCATGGGATGCGGCGCCTGTGCCACTGTTTGCCCCTCAGGGGCGATGCGCTACAACTTTCCAAGCGTTGCGTACCAGGGCCGACAGATCAAAGCACTGGCACAAACGTACTTGAGCACTATTGGTAGCTCGAAGCCTGGTCAGAATGCGCCAACCGTATTAATTCATAGCCAACAGGCCGGCACTACTCTTTTGGAGAACGTTGGCCGTGCTGCGCGGACAAAACCTAAAGAAGTTGTTGGATTACCAGCATTTGTCATTCCATTTGCCGTTGAACATATTGCCTCTACCGGAATTGACTTGTGGTTTGGGGCCATGTCCTATGGTTTTGGTGAGGTTGTTTTACTACTGAGTGGTGACGAAGACCCTGGATACCGAAATGCGCTTACCGAGCAGGCAGATCTAGCCAATTCGATTACGCAAGCATTAGGCTATGGCTTGCGTGTGCGTTGCATGATGGCCTCCTCAAGCTCAGACGTGGATACAGTCAATCGGGTCATGATGGAGTTGCTGACCCGTAAAGCCCAAAAATTGATGGCTCCGCCAGCCAGTTTTGCACTAGCTACCCAAAAGCGCGAGACCCTTGAAATGAGCTTGGAGCATCTCCTGCAATTTGCTCCTCAGGCTTTGCCCGCCGAGGGGTTGCCATTACCAGCCCACTCACCCTTGGGGGCAATTGTGGTGAATAAAGATGCTTGTACTCTATGCATGTCCTGCGTGGGAGCTTGCCCAGAGGGTGCTTTGTTGGATAACCCCGATGAGCCGCAGCTCTCATTTATTGAAAAACAGTGCGTGCAGTGCGGATTGTGCGAGCAAACCTGCCCTGAGCAGGCAATTGCCTTAAGTCCCCGTTTGAGCTCAATCGAACAACGAAAGCAAAAAGTCTTGCTAAATAAGACCGAGCCATTTCATTGCATTGGCTGTGGAAAAGCATTTGGAACCCTAAAGATGGTCGAATTAATGCTTGGCCGTATTGGTACACATCATGCATTTTCTGGTGATGCGCTTGATCGTTTGAAGATGTGTAGCGATTGCCGTGTTGTGGACATGATGAAAAAAGAACTGTGA
- a CDS encoding DUF3305 domain-containing protein, whose protein sequence is MRFAIVLRKEKIDNPWQNYRWRLIEVVPDIGQFGSALEQAGTELNPKVVGRFLEQDDDGESWLFAGFDFQFFRDEAEGYYLNSTSPNPCWFVMWRLETDFETYLEPNSMPMVNNEDGAGLAIPHRLMLSYNEAARLIDGGEQVDTSPLQEEMKAFLAQYVAANYKPEPKKRAKPASFKGANRPAEP, encoded by the coding sequence ATGCGCTTTGCCATCGTTCTGCGAAAGGAAAAGATTGATAATCCCTGGCAAAATTATCGTTGGCGCTTGATAGAAGTTGTTCCAGATATCGGTCAGTTTGGTAGCGCTTTGGAACAAGCGGGGACAGAACTTAACCCCAAGGTAGTCGGGCGATTTTTAGAGCAAGATGACGATGGCGAGTCTTGGTTGTTTGCAGGCTTTGACTTCCAATTTTTTCGGGATGAGGCCGAGGGCTATTATTTAAATTCCACTTCACCCAATCCATGCTGGTTTGTGATGTGGCGTCTTGAAACCGATTTTGAGACTTATCTAGAGCCAAATTCAATGCCGATGGTAAATAATGAAGATGGGGCGGGGCTTGCGATACCCCATCGATTAATGTTGAGTTACAACGAGGCGGCCCGATTGATTGATGGCGGTGAGCAAGTCGACACAAGTCCCCTTCAGGAAGAGATGAAGGCCTTCCTAGCCCAATACGTTGCTGCCAATTACAAACCAGAACCCAAGAAGCGTGCGAAACCAGCCTCGTTTAAAGGTGCCAATCGCCCAGCGGAGCCCTAA
- a CDS encoding molecular chaperone, whose product MSEANTPQTPELSQDGLAEDLARADLYGLLANLFFQPPDQIFLDQISASGNSEAQDNQAPLANVWMNLVEAAKNSKAADWKAEYDSSFLGVGKPNVFLYGSYYLAGHLHEKPLLDIRRSLLQFGLEASDSVAETEDHIAALFEVMRYLIAGEDVGVSNLTNQRVFFNDHIRAWYDDLCDAIDADPETHLYKAVSALTREFLAIESQSFDMV is encoded by the coding sequence ATGAGCGAAGCAAATACCCCCCAGACACCAGAACTTAGCCAAGATGGCCTCGCTGAGGACTTAGCGCGTGCCGACTTGTATGGCCTCCTTGCTAACTTATTTTTTCAGCCACCGGATCAGATATTTCTTGACCAAATTAGCGCTTCAGGAAATTCTGAGGCGCAAGATAATCAGGCGCCATTAGCCAATGTTTGGATGAATTTGGTCGAAGCAGCTAAGAACAGCAAAGCAGCGGATTGGAAAGCGGAATACGACAGTAGTTTTCTGGGGGTGGGTAAGCCGAATGTTTTTTTATACGGTTCGTATTACCTTGCTGGGCATCTTCATGAAAAACCACTTCTCGATATCAGGCGCTCACTTCTGCAATTTGGACTGGAAGCATCGGATTCAGTCGCGGAAACCGAGGATCACATCGCCGCCTTATTTGAAGTCATGCGTTACTTGATCGCGGGGGAGGATGTGGGCGTTTCTAACCTTACTAACCAAAGGGTTTTTTTCAACGATCACATCCGGGCTTGGTATGACGATTTATGTGACGCTATCGATGCCGACCCGGAAACCCATCTCTACAAAGCAGTTTCGGCTTTAACCCGGGAGTTTTTGGCAATCGAAAGTCAAAGTTTTGATATGGTTTAG
- a CDS encoding formate dehydrogenase subunit alpha: MSLTRKSTSASSRVPSQLIGSLSRGLRSAVPTMDRRTFLKRSGIGVGAGIAATQLNMLQKANAAETKAMLDGKGKIEVKRTVCTHCSVGCSFDATVENGVWVRQDPVFESPINMGGACAKGAALREHGHGDYRLRTPMKLVDGKYQKISWDQALDEITAKMKDLRSKYTPDSIFFIGSSKYNNEQAYLLRKFVSFYGTNNTDHQARICHSTTVAGVANTWGYGAMTNSYNDMMNSKTALYIGSNAAEAHPVSMLHMLHAKENGCKVIVVDPRYTRTAAKSDQYVRIRSGTDIPFLFGVLYHVFQNGWEDKKYINDRVFGMDDIRKEVMEKWTPANVEAACGVPEAQVKKVAETMVKNRPGTIVWCMGQTQHTIGNAMVRASCILQLALGNIGVSGGGANIFRGHDNVQGATDVGPNPDSLPGYYGLAAGSWKHYATVWDVDYEWIKGRYAPDMMEKSGTTVSRWIDAVLEKDDMVDQATAVKGVFFWGHAPNSQTRGLDMKRAMDKLDLLVVVDPYPSATAAMAAMPPAPGGEVNKNRAVYLLPTTTQFECSGSATASNRSVQWREKVIDPLFESVPDHVLMQAFADRLGFGKELSKNYKMLDSKFAGKNWKEPEVESILREINKAVWTIGYTGHTPERLKAHMRMMSVFDPKTLRSRGGKDPVSGYDTAGDYFGLPWPCFGNAALKHPGSPNLYDTSKHVMDGGGNFRANFGVEKDGKSLLAADGSFSKGADIKTGYPEVDHIFLKKLGWWNELTEDEKKAAEGKNWKTDLSGGIIRVTMKNHGCHPFGNAKARAVVWNFPDAIPIHREALYSTRPDMVAKYPTHDDVKTFWRLPTLFKTVQNKAIEDKLYEKFPIILTSGRLVEYEGGGEETRSNPWLAELQQENFVEINPSAAAKRGIKNWDFVWVKSPTGAKIKVRALVTERVAPDTAFVPFHFSGWWEGKDLLDFYPKGAYPIVRGEAVNTGTTYGYDRVTMMQETKTTICQIEKAA; encoded by the coding sequence ATGAGCCTAACTCGCAAATCCACCTCAGCCTCTAGCCGGGTTCCATCCCAATTGATCGGTAGCCTCTCGCGCGGACTGCGCTCAGCGGTACCGACCATGGATCGTCGAACATTCTTAAAACGTTCCGGTATTGGTGTTGGTGCTGGTATTGCTGCCACGCAATTGAACATGCTTCAAAAAGCCAATGCGGCTGAGACCAAGGCGATGCTCGATGGCAAAGGTAAGATTGAAGTGAAACGAACAGTTTGTACCCACTGCTCTGTGGGATGTTCTTTTGATGCCACTGTTGAAAATGGGGTTTGGGTTCGTCAAGACCCCGTGTTTGAGTCCCCCATTAACATGGGTGGCGCCTGTGCGAAGGGTGCGGCATTACGGGAGCATGGTCATGGCGACTACCGCCTACGGACCCCAATGAAATTAGTCGATGGTAAGTATCAGAAAATTTCTTGGGACCAAGCGCTCGATGAAATTACCGCCAAGATGAAGGATCTGCGTTCAAAATACACGCCGGATTCCATCTTCTTTATTGGCTCATCCAAGTACAACAACGAGCAAGCTTATTTGCTCCGTAAGTTTGTATCGTTCTACGGTACGAACAATACCGACCACCAAGCACGTATTTGCCACTCCACCACGGTTGCGGGTGTAGCCAATACCTGGGGCTACGGTGCGATGACCAATAGCTATAACGACATGATGAATTCAAAGACTGCGTTATACATTGGCTCCAACGCTGCTGAAGCACATCCTGTGTCGATGTTGCACATGCTCCATGCAAAAGAGAATGGTTGCAAAGTAATCGTTGTTGATCCACGTTATACCCGTACTGCGGCGAAATCGGATCAGTATGTACGGATTCGTTCCGGTACCGACATCCCATTCCTCTTCGGTGTGCTTTATCACGTCTTCCAAAATGGATGGGAAGATAAGAAATACATCAACGATCGCGTCTTTGGAATGGACGACATTCGTAAAGAGGTGATGGAGAAGTGGACTCCTGCAAATGTCGAAGCGGCTTGCGGAGTTCCAGAGGCGCAAGTGAAGAAGGTTGCAGAAACCATGGTCAAGAATCGTCCAGGAACGATTGTTTGGTGTATGGGACAAACGCAGCACACGATTGGTAACGCCATGGTTCGTGCATCTTGCATCTTGCAATTAGCGCTTGGCAATATTGGCGTTTCTGGTGGCGGCGCAAACATCTTCCGTGGCCACGATAACGTTCAGGGTGCAACCGACGTTGGTCCTAACCCCGATTCCCTGCCAGGCTACTATGGCCTAGCCGCAGGTTCGTGGAAGCACTACGCTACCGTATGGGATGTTGATTATGAGTGGATCAAGGGTCGCTATGCCCCCGACATGATGGAAAAGTCTGGAACGACTGTCTCCCGTTGGATTGATGCGGTCCTTGAAAAAGATGACATGGTCGATCAGGCAACCGCGGTCAAAGGCGTGTTTTTCTGGGGCCATGCACCAAACTCCCAAACCCGTGGTCTCGATATGAAGCGCGCCATGGATAAATTGGATCTCCTCGTTGTGGTTGATCCTTATCCAAGCGCAACTGCAGCAATGGCAGCAATGCCTCCTGCTCCAGGAGGAGAGGTCAATAAAAATCGTGCGGTTTATTTGCTTCCAACCACAACCCAATTTGAGTGCTCAGGCTCAGCAACGGCATCGAATCGTTCAGTGCAGTGGCGCGAGAAGGTCATTGATCCGCTCTTCGAGTCTGTTCCTGACCATGTCCTCATGCAAGCCTTTGCTGACCGTTTGGGCTTTGGAAAAGAGCTCTCGAAAAACTACAAGATGCTCGATTCCAAGTTTGCAGGTAAGAACTGGAAAGAGCCTGAGGTCGAATCCATTCTGCGTGAAATTAACAAAGCGGTTTGGACCATTGGTTACACCGGTCATACCCCAGAGCGCTTAAAGGCGCATATGCGAATGATGAGCGTCTTTGATCCAAAGACCTTGCGTTCACGTGGCGGTAAAGATCCTGTGAGTGGCTACGATACGGCAGGGGATTATTTTGGACTGCCATGGCCTTGCTTTGGTAACGCTGCCCTCAAGCACCCTGGCTCACCCAACCTCTATGACACCAGCAAGCACGTGATGGATGGTGGTGGTAATTTCCGAGCCAACTTTGGTGTCGAGAAGGATGGTAAGTCCCTCTTGGCTGCGGATGGCTCGTTCTCGAAAGGTGCCGACATTAAGACCGGTTACCCTGAGGTCGATCATATTTTCTTGAAGAAGTTAGGTTGGTGGAATGAGCTAACCGAGGATGAGAAAAAAGCTGCTGAAGGAAAGAACTGGAAGACAGACCTTTCTGGTGGAATCATCCGTGTCACCATGAAAAACCATGGCTGCCACCCATTTGGGAATGCGAAGGCGCGTGCGGTGGTGTGGAACTTCCCAGATGCCATTCCGATTCACCGTGAAGCGCTTTATAGCACTCGTCCAGACATGGTTGCGAAGTATCCAACCCACGACGACGTGAAGACTTTCTGGCGCTTACCGACTTTGTTTAAGACAGTTCAAAACAAAGCAATCGAAGATAAGCTCTATGAGAAGTTCCCCATTATTCTGACCTCAGGTCGTTTGGTGGAGTACGAGGGCGGCGGTGAGGAAACTCGCTCAAACCCATGGCTTGCTGAGTTGCAGCAAGAGAACTTCGTGGAGATTAATCCAAGTGCAGCAGCCAAGCGCGGTATTAAAAACTGGGATTTTGTTTGGGTGAAATCGCCAACCGGAGCCAAGATCAAGGTACGCGCATTGGTAACCGAACGCGTTGCACCAGATACTGCTTTCGTGCCCTTCCACTTCTCAGGATGGTGGGAAGGTAAGGATCTGCTCGATTTTTATCCAAAAGGAGCGTATCCGATCGTTCGTGGTGAGGCTGTCAATACCGGTACTACCTATGGATATGACCGTGTCACCATGATGCAAGAAACCAAGACCACGATCTGTCAGATCGAAAAGGCTGCTTAA
- a CDS encoding DUF3047 domain-containing protein, with the protein MAKSFLNRILYFLLSILMLGCAATGSDSNQSGAEKLDPLVPREEIAKFSEQSVNEPLRGWSFYRVAPYKKNTVYRLENYQGRTVLSANAKKSSSGLAVKLKPRPSQHLWLEWQWKATGTLDKANNLDRYADDAPLRILVAFDGDQSKLSMKDKMVGELAQIMSGQEMPYATLMYIWSPNGQLNQIKPNSYTNRIKMIAVDVGKENLGQWRKHSRDLTADYQAAYGYAPGNVIGIALLTDTDNTKSDTKAYYGDIELKYKKYKPN; encoded by the coding sequence ATGGCTAAATCATTTCTTAATCGCATTCTTTATTTTCTTCTGAGCATCTTGATGCTGGGATGCGCAGCAACGGGCTCCGATTCTAATCAGTCTGGCGCAGAAAAATTAGATCCCTTAGTTCCTCGTGAGGAGATTGCGAAATTTTCAGAGCAGTCAGTAAATGAACCTTTGCGAGGTTGGAGTTTTTATCGAGTGGCACCCTATAAAAAGAATACGGTCTATCGTCTCGAAAATTATCAGGGCCGAACGGTGCTCAGTGCCAATGCAAAAAAATCGTCATCGGGATTGGCTGTAAAACTCAAACCACGCCCATCGCAACATTTATGGCTTGAGTGGCAATGGAAAGCGACCGGGACTCTTGATAAGGCAAATAATCTAGATCGATATGCTGATGATGCACCTTTGCGGATATTAGTGGCGTTTGATGGCGATCAATCTAAATTGAGCATGAAAGATAAAATGGTAGGCGAGCTTGCACAAATCATGAGTGGTCAAGAGATGCCCTACGCAACGCTGATGTATATCTGGTCACCCAACGGACAGCTCAATCAAATCAAGCCCAATTCGTATACCAATCGGATCAAAATGATTGCGGTGGATGTGGGAAAAGAAAACTTAGGGCAGTGGCGCAAGCACAGCAGAGACTTGACTGCGGATTACCAAGCCGCCTATGGCTATGCTCCAGGCAATGTGATTGGTATTGCGCTTTTGACGGATACGGATAATACGAAGTCCGATACGAAGGCCTATTACGGTGATATTGAGCTGAAATACAAGAAATACAAACCTAATTAA
- a CDS encoding formate dehydrogenase subunit gamma translates to MLRTILVVSSLAVSSFSFAQQGTAQSPTPQKVESVNIMDVGRAPNATSQAAIEAGNNQPGNNAPIWRAVNSETVNYVSIPNKEAGVLIQKTGQEWRLIRNGVITVYGAWLLTFALCGVVAMYVLKGTIKLHEPMSGRKIQRFTLLERITHWTMAFTFVALAFTGIMILWGKYFLLPLTGPAFFGAFLLVCKNVHNFVGPAFTVSIVVFFLLFVRRNLPEKGDLDWALGFGGLISGKHIPAGFFNFGEKFWFWVGMVILGSAVSASGWVLDMIVPFIQIEYWRGTMQIANIIHGVGAILMTALALGHIYIGTIGMQGSIDAMKTGYCDETWAKEHHELWYKKLGKG, encoded by the coding sequence ATGCTTCGAACCATCCTTGTGGTTTCAAGCCTTGCCGTCAGCTCTTTCAGTTTTGCTCAGCAGGGAACCGCTCAGTCACCAACCCCGCAAAAAGTGGAATCAGTCAACATCATGGATGTTGGTAGAGCCCCAAATGCGACCTCGCAAGCTGCCATTGAGGCTGGAAATAATCAACCGGGTAACAATGCGCCAATTTGGAGAGCGGTCAATAGTGAAACAGTGAACTATGTCTCTATACCGAATAAAGAGGCTGGTGTATTAATTCAGAAAACAGGTCAAGAATGGCGCTTAATTCGCAATGGCGTAATTACGGTTTATGGAGCTTGGCTATTGACCTTTGCGCTCTGTGGTGTGGTCGCGATGTACGTCCTCAAAGGGACCATCAAGCTCCATGAGCCAATGTCAGGTCGAAAAATTCAGCGCTTCACTTTGTTAGAGCGCATTACCCATTGGACGATGGCCTTTACCTTCGTTGCTCTGGCATTTACAGGCATCATGATTCTTTGGGGCAAATATTTCTTATTGCCATTAACGGGACCAGCATTTTTTGGAGCCTTTTTACTTGTTTGTAAGAATGTGCATAACTTTGTTGGACCCGCATTTACTGTCAGTATTGTGGTGTTCTTCCTTCTATTTGTTCGCCGAAATCTCCCTGAGAAGGGTGATCTTGACTGGGCCTTGGGTTTTGGTGGCCTAATTTCAGGAAAACATATTCCTGCAGGATTTTTCAATTTCGGTGAGAAATTCTGGTTTTGGGTTGGAATGGTGATTTTGGGTTCAGCGGTATCCGCTTCCGGATGGGTACTTGATATGATCGTGCCATTTATTCAAATCGAATACTGGCGCGGTACGATGCAGATTGCAAACATCATTCATGGTGTCGGAGCGATTTTGATGACCGCACTCGCACTCGGACACATCTACATTGGTACGATTGGTATGCAAGGTTCGATCGATGCCATGAAAACAGGGTATTGCGATGAGACCTGGGCCAAAGAGCATCATGAACTTTGGTATAAAAAATTAGGAAAGGGATAA
- a CDS encoding DUF3306 domain-containing protein, protein MTENNFLSRWSRKKAGLTEETTPTPSASPIAKVTTPTPVPKNEDRELTKLSSDQDQTKPPPPTLDDVEKIDVKSPDFSAFMRPDVDPLVQQAALKKMFSDPHFNVMDGLDIYIDDYTKSDPIPLDMLKRMQQSELLGLFKSAEELYPDSIQKTESEITPVEDSPEKLASSSHTAESAKSNPAKPTLVDQKSATQPIEIESEATSPKAPETIPIGERQAKRNSDQTDS, encoded by the coding sequence ATGACTGAAAATAATTTTTTATCCCGCTGGTCTCGAAAAAAAGCAGGGCTAACTGAAGAGACAACTCCAACACCGTCGGCTTCACCTATTGCAAAAGTAACTACGCCAACGCCTGTACCAAAGAATGAAGATCGCGAGCTTACCAAGTTATCCTCTGATCAGGATCAAACAAAACCCCCGCCACCAACTTTGGATGATGTTGAAAAAATCGATGTGAAATCACCTGATTTCTCAGCGTTTATGCGCCCCGATGTCGATCCTCTAGTGCAGCAGGCTGCTCTTAAGAAGATGTTCAGTGATCCACACTTTAATGTGATGGATGGCCTCGATATTTATATTGACGATTACACAAAATCAGATCCCATTCCATTGGATATGCTCAAGCGTATGCAGCAATCCGAGCTTCTGGGTCTATTTAAATCGGCTGAGGAACTTTATCCTGATAGCATCCAGAAAACGGAGTCTGAGATAACACCAGTCGAGGATTCACCCGAAAAGCTTGCTTCCAGTTCGCATACAGCGGAGTCGGCTAAATCCAATCCAGCAAAGCCAACTCTGGTTGATCAGAAAAGCGCGACCCAGCCAATAGAGATAGAATCTGAGGCAACAAGCCCAAAGGCACCAGAAACAATACCAATTGGAGAGAGACAGGCTAAACGTAATTCTGATCAAACAGATTCTTAA
- a CDS encoding formate dehydrogenase — MDSKKPEANEKTKSSRRTFFIGAGVTVGAAAVASQTPLGQAVVQNVAEAVTTKPDGYHLTAHIKKYYQTTLV; from the coding sequence ATGGACAGCAAAAAACCAGAAGCAAATGAAAAAACGAAATCCTCGCGTCGTACATTTTTTATTGGCGCAGGAGTCACAGTTGGTGCAGCTGCGGTTGCTTCCCAAACTCCATTAGGGCAAGCCGTTGTTCAAAATGTTGCTGAAGCGGTAACCACCAAACCTGATGGCTATCACTTAACTGCTCACATTAAGAAGTATTACCAAACAACGCTCGTTTAA
- the fdh3B gene encoding formate dehydrogenase FDH3 subunit beta, with translation MARMKFICDAERCIECNGCVTACKNENEVPWGVNRRRVVTINDGIVGAEKSISVACMHCADAPCMAVCPVDCFYRTDEGVVLHNKDTCIGCGYCSYACPFGAPQFPSSGTFGLRGKMDKCTFCSGGPEKNGSVAEFEKYGRNRLAEGKLPLCAELCSTKALIGGDGDVIADVFRTRVVKRMAAGKNAGADVFGWATAYGKPNAPAPAAKPAAGGKS, from the coding sequence ATGGCAAGAATGAAATTTATCTGCGACGCAGAACGGTGTATTGAATGCAACGGTTGCGTAACAGCATGTAAGAACGAGAACGAGGTACCTTGGGGCGTTAATCGCCGACGGGTTGTGACCATTAATGACGGTATCGTTGGTGCTGAGAAATCGATCTCAGTAGCCTGTATGCACTGTGCTGATGCGCCGTGTATGGCAGTCTGCCCAGTGGATTGCTTCTATCGCACCGATGAGGGCGTGGTTCTCCATAACAAGGACACCTGCATTGGCTGCGGCTATTGCTCGTATGCCTGCCCATTTGGAGCACCTCAGTTCCCAAGCTCTGGCACATTTGGCTTACGCGGCAAGATGGACAAGTGCACCTTCTGCAGTGGCGGTCCCGAGAAAAACGGTAGCGTTGCTGAATTTGAGAAATATGGCCGTAATCGCCTCGCCGAAGGTAAGTTGCCATTGTGCGCAGAGCTTTGCTCAACCAAAGCACTGATTGGTGGTGATGGTGACGTGATTGCCGATGTATTCCGTACCCGTGTGGTCAAGCGCATGGCTGCTGGTAAGAATGCAGGCGCTGATGTATTCGGTTGGGCAACCGCTTACGGTAAACCAAATGCCCCCGCACCTGCTGCTAAACCAGCTGCTGGAGGTAAATCATGA